From Kangiella sp. TOML190, one genomic window encodes:
- a CDS encoding HlyC/CorC family transporter: MESLSTGTLFIFLGILLLLSAFFSSSETGMMSLNRYRLRHQAKQGNRKAKKVSEMLKRPDKLLGLILLGNNIVNILASAIATVIAIRFWGEGGIFAATLMLTFVVLIFAEVTPKTLAALFPERIAFFAAPVLNLLAGIFYPAVKFINFLSNGLLRLFGVKADEHSGDQLSRDELRSVVNEAGPLIPSRHQTMLLSILDLENVTVDDIMVPRNEIAGIDLNDDIDYIFEQIRTSIHTRLLVFRGDMDQVQGFLHARNFGRVLETENPKPEKLLDYLDPIYYVPEGTPLHTQLMKFQRKRDRIGLVVDEYGDVEGLVTLDDILEEIVGDFTTEMSAINKEVQPQLDGSILVDASITIRDLNRTTKWELPTEGPKTLNGLITEYMETIPQSGTCLRLHGYPLEVLQVKGNLIKSVRIIPSLYKT, from the coding sequence TTGGAATCCCTGTCAACCGGCACCCTATTTATATTTTTAGGTATTTTGTTGCTGCTTTCGGCTTTTTTCTCCAGTTCCGAAACCGGCATGATGTCGCTAAACCGCTATCGGCTGCGCCACCAAGCCAAGCAAGGTAATCGCAAAGCAAAAAAAGTCTCTGAAATGCTCAAGCGGCCCGATAAATTGTTGGGGCTGATTTTGTTGGGTAACAATATCGTTAATATCCTTGCTTCGGCAATTGCCACCGTTATCGCCATTCGCTTTTGGGGCGAAGGTGGGATCTTTGCTGCAACTTTGATGCTAACTTTTGTAGTATTAATTTTCGCTGAAGTTACTCCCAAAACTTTGGCCGCCCTATTTCCGGAAAGGATTGCTTTTTTTGCCGCGCCAGTCTTGAACCTGTTAGCGGGGATATTTTATCCAGCGGTTAAATTTATTAATTTTCTTTCCAATGGCCTATTGCGCTTGTTCGGCGTGAAAGCGGACGAACATAGCGGTGATCAGCTAAGCCGAGACGAACTGCGCAGTGTGGTCAACGAAGCAGGCCCCTTGATCCCAAGTCGCCACCAAACAATGCTGTTAAGTATTCTCGATCTGGAAAATGTCACGGTGGATGACATTATGGTGCCTCGAAATGAAATCGCTGGGATCGATTTAAATGACGATATTGACTATATTTTCGAACAGATACGCACGTCGATTCATACTCGTTTGTTAGTGTTTAGGGGCGATATGGATCAAGTTCAAGGTTTTTTACACGCTCGTAACTTCGGCCGTGTTTTGGAAACAGAAAACCCTAAACCTGAAAAGCTACTGGATTATCTCGATCCGATTTATTACGTTCCCGAAGGTACGCCATTACACACTCAGCTGATGAAATTCCAGCGTAAGCGCGATCGGATTGGTTTAGTGGTTGACGAATACGGTGATGTTGAAGGCTTAGTCACACTCGATGATATTCTAGAAGAAATCGTTGGTGATTTTACTACCGAGATGTCGGCAATTAATAAAGAGGTGCAACCGCAGTTAGATGGCTCTATTTTGGTTGATGCCAGCATAACCATTCGGGATTTAAATCGTACTACCAAGTGGGAACTACCCACCGAAGGACCAAAAACCCTAAATGGTTTAATCACTGAATACATGGAAACCATTCCACAATCTGGAACCTGCTTGCGACTTCATGGCTATCCGCTCGAAGTGTTGCAGGTTAAAGGCAATTTAATCAAAAGCGTTCGGATCATTCCGAGTCTCTATAAAACGTGA
- the purT gene encoding formate-dependent phosphoribosylglycinamide formyltransferase: MSSIGTPLSASAKKVMMLGSGELGKEVVIELQRFGVEVIAVDRYDNAPAMQVAHRSYAINMLDENQLKDLIYQEKPDLIVPEIEAIATEKLVELESEGFTVVPTARAARLTMDREGIRRLAAEDLGLKTSPYQFADTYEEYQAALDKIGFPCVIKPVMSSSGKGQSTVKTEADIEQAWSYSQEGGRTGEGRIIVEGFVDFDYEITLLTVRSVSGTHYCAPIGHIQKDGDYRESWQPQTMSDEALRQSQAMAKAITDDLGGYGLFGVEIFIKGDQAIFSEVSPRPHDTGLVTLLSQDLSEFALHARAILDLPIPTINQVGPCASAVILVEGESQQVSFANLEQALVEPNTHIRLFGKPEVSGKRRMGVALAHADSIDEARAKARNAANLVEVSL; the protein is encoded by the coding sequence ATGTCTAGTATCGGAACACCATTATCAGCAAGTGCAAAAAAAGTGATGATGCTTGGCTCTGGCGAGTTAGGTAAAGAAGTGGTAATTGAATTACAACGCTTTGGGGTCGAGGTTATCGCGGTTGATCGCTATGATAATGCGCCAGCAATGCAAGTTGCGCACCGCAGTTACGCCATTAATATGCTTGATGAAAACCAATTAAAAGATCTTATCTATCAAGAAAAACCCGATTTAATTGTTCCTGAAATTGAAGCCATTGCTACCGAAAAATTAGTCGAGTTAGAAAGTGAGGGTTTTACGGTTGTGCCTACGGCTAGGGCGGCGCGTTTGACCATGGATCGAGAAGGCATTCGGCGTCTTGCGGCTGAAGATTTGGGCTTAAAGACCTCGCCTTATCAGTTTGCTGATACTTATGAAGAATATCAGGCAGCGCTTGACAAGATTGGTTTTCCTTGTGTCATAAAACCGGTCATGAGTAGCTCTGGTAAAGGCCAATCGACCGTAAAAACTGAAGCGGATATTGAGCAAGCTTGGAGTTACTCGCAAGAAGGCGGTCGTACTGGCGAAGGCAGGATCATTGTCGAAGGTTTTGTGGATTTCGATTATGAGATCACCTTATTAACCGTTCGTTCCGTTAGCGGAACTCATTATTGTGCGCCCATTGGTCATATTCAAAAAGATGGGGATTATCGCGAATCTTGGCAACCTCAAACCATGTCCGATGAGGCTTTACGTCAATCACAAGCGATGGCCAAAGCGATCACGGACGACTTGGGTGGTTACGGTTTGTTCGGCGTTGAGATTTTTATTAAAGGTGATCAAGCGATCTTTAGTGAAGTGTCACCGCGTCCTCACGATACCGGTTTAGTAACTTTGCTCTCGCAAGATTTGTCCGAGTTTGCGTTGCATGCCCGTGCTATTTTGGACTTGCCCATTCCTACGATTAATCAAGTTGGGCCTTGCGCTTCGGCGGTCATTTTGGTGGAAGGCGAGTCACAACAAGTAAGCTTTGCTAATTTAGAACAAGCTTTGGTTGAGCCGAATACTCATATTCGATTATTTGGTAAGCCCGAGGTTAGTGGTAAAAGGCGTATGGGTGTTGCGCTTGCACATGCTGACTCAATCGATGAGGCGCGAGCAAAAGCGCGCAATGCTGCTAATTTAGTGGAAGTGAGCCTTTAG
- a CDS encoding universal stress protein, with amino-acid sequence MYAKILVAIDLRKESRRIIKKAASLLKPNGKLVLLHVIEPSEFGLFSAFPFGVLADVQDAESKVMVAAQSKMNALLKAFKLSEKSALIEVGKASRVIKSKAEELKSDLIVIGTHGQKGYELLLGSTANGVTQGAPCDVLTLQMRINKKR; translated from the coding sequence ATGTATGCAAAAATTTTAGTCGCCATTGATCTACGCAAAGAAAGCCGCAGAATCATCAAAAAAGCTGCAAGCTTACTCAAGCCTAATGGTAAGTTGGTGTTGCTTCACGTAATCGAGCCTAGTGAATTTGGGCTTTTTTCGGCTTTCCCTTTTGGTGTTTTAGCCGATGTTCAGGATGCTGAAAGTAAAGTTATGGTTGCGGCCCAATCGAAAATGAACGCTTTACTTAAGGCTTTTAAACTGTCAGAAAAGTCGGCTTTAATCGAGGTGGGTAAAGCCAGTCGAGTGATTAAATCTAAAGCTGAAGAACTTAAGTCGGATCTGATAGTGATCGGAACCCACGGGCAAAAAGGCTACGAGTTGCTGTTGGGCTCGACTGCCAATGGCGTAACTCAGGGAGCTCCGTGTGATGTGCTAACGTTGCAAATGCGGATCAACAAAAAGCGTTAG
- a CDS encoding PQQ-binding-like beta-propeller repeat protein — protein sequence MNHVYIGMAGHITCIDKSTGNEVWRTKIKKGSSLTNLIREGNQIIAYSGGHLFALNALTGEIQWENELKGLGYSYCIIAGSEQTTGASASAASAQQTASAAGAAAATTSTS from the coding sequence ATGAATCACGTTTATATCGGCATGGCTGGTCATATCACCTGTATTGATAAATCCACTGGCAACGAAGTTTGGCGCACCAAAATCAAAAAAGGTAGCTCATTAACCAACCTGATTAGGGAAGGCAACCAAATCATCGCTTATTCTGGCGGTCATTTATTCGCCCTAAACGCCCTAACAGGTGAAATCCAATGGGAAAACGAACTCAAAGGCCTAGGCTACAGCTACTGCATTATCGCCGGCTCTGAGCAAACCACTGGCGCATCCGCCAGCGCCGCCTCAGCTCAACAAACCGCCTCTGCGGCAGGAGCTGCTGCCGCTACTACAAGTACAAGTTAG
- the ffh gene encoding signal recognition particle protein — MFESLSDRLSGALKAIQGKSKITEDNIKETLREVRMALLEADVALPVVREFVASVKERAVGTIVGKSLDPGQEFIKIVNDEMIKAMGEENDSLNLAAKPPVVILMAGLQGAGKTTSAGKLSHLLISREKKSVMVASADVYRPAAIKQLETVAGEVGATFFPSSTEQKPVDIAKNAIEEARKQFIDVIIIDTAGRLAVDEEMMNEIKALYAAIEPTETLFVVDSMTGQDAANTAKAFNDALPLTGVILTKADGDARGGAALSIRQITGKPIKFIGMGEKLDQLEPFHPERVASRILGMGDVLSLIEEVERKVDKKKAEKVAKKIMKGKGFDLEDFREQLVQMQNMGGMAGLMDKLPGMGQIPEAAKQKVMNDKSTGQMMAIINSMTPKERARPELIKGSRKKRIANGSGTQIQDVNRLLKQFTQMQKMMKKMKGKGGMMKMMRGMQGKLPPGMGGMGGPGGMPPFGRK; from the coding sequence ATGTTTGAAAGTTTAAGTGATCGCCTATCTGGTGCGCTCAAAGCCATTCAAGGCAAGTCGAAAATTACCGAAGATAATATCAAGGAAACCTTACGCGAAGTGCGTATGGCGCTGCTTGAGGCGGATGTGGCGTTGCCAGTGGTACGTGAGTTTGTCGCATCGGTTAAAGAGCGGGCGGTTGGCACCATTGTTGGTAAATCGCTCGATCCTGGTCAAGAATTCATCAAGATCGTTAATGACGAAATGATCAAGGCGATGGGCGAAGAAAACGATTCGCTTAACTTGGCCGCCAAGCCGCCAGTGGTGATTTTGATGGCGGGTTTGCAAGGTGCTGGTAAAACCACTTCTGCCGGTAAGCTTTCCCATCTATTGATTAGTCGTGAGAAAAAGTCAGTCATGGTGGCATCGGCAGATGTCTATCGTCCGGCGGCGATCAAGCAGTTGGAAACCGTTGCAGGCGAAGTCGGAGCGACTTTCTTTCCCAGTTCGACCGAGCAAAAGCCAGTAGATATTGCTAAAAACGCGATTGAAGAAGCGCGTAAACAATTTATCGACGTCATCATTATCGATACTGCCGGCCGATTGGCGGTTGATGAAGAAATGATGAATGAAATCAAGGCGTTGTATGCAGCCATCGAGCCTACTGAGACCTTGTTTGTGGTTGACTCTATGACGGGTCAAGATGCTGCTAATACTGCCAAAGCCTTTAATGACGCCTTGCCATTAACCGGTGTTATCTTAACCAAAGCCGACGGTGATGCGCGTGGTGGTGCGGCGCTGTCGATCCGCCAAATTACCGGCAAGCCGATTAAATTTATCGGTATGGGCGAAAAGCTCGATCAATTAGAGCCGTTCCATCCTGAGCGGGTAGCTTCTCGAATTTTAGGCATGGGCGATGTCCTAAGTTTAATTGAAGAAGTTGAGCGTAAGGTCGATAAGAAAAAAGCCGAGAAAGTTGCCAAGAAAATCATGAAAGGCAAAGGCTTTGATCTTGAAGATTTTCGTGAACAGCTAGTGCAAATGCAAAATATGGGCGGTATGGCTGGTTTGATGGATAAACTTCCCGGTATGGGGCAAATCCCCGAAGCGGCTAAGCAAAAAGTCATGAATGATAAGTCTACCGGCCAAATGATGGCGATTATCAATTCTATGACCCCAAAAGAACGTGCTCGCCCTGAGTTAATTAAAGGTTCGCGCAAAAAGCGTATCGCCAATGGCTCTGGCACTCAGATCCAAGATGTCAATCGTTTGCTAAAGCAATTTACCCAAATGCAAAAGATGATGAAAAAAATGAAAGGTAAAGGCGGCATGATGAAAATGATGCGCGGTATGCAAGGCAAATTACCGCCGGGTATGGGTGGAATGGGCGGCCCAGGAGGGATGCCACCTTTTGGACGCAAATAA
- a CDS encoding EthD family reductase, with translation MIKVSVMYPNSSEATFDVNYYLEKHMPMVSDLLGESLKDSSVDLGITSGENGEPPIYVAIAHMSFDSVDAFKQSFGANLEQIQGDTVNFTDITPEVQISEIR, from the coding sequence ATGATTAAAGTATCGGTTATGTATCCGAACAGCTCTGAAGCAACATTCGATGTGAATTACTATCTAGAAAAACATATGCCCATGGTTAGCGATTTACTTGGAGAAAGCTTGAAAGACTCCTCGGTAGATCTCGGTATTACCAGCGGCGAAAACGGTGAGCCGCCTATATATGTTGCTATTGCCCATATGTCTTTTGACTCAGTGGATGCATTCAAACAATCTTTTGGCGCAAATTTAGAACAAATTCAGGGTGATACGGTTAATTTCACCGACATTACCCCTGAAGTACAAATAAGCGAGATACGCTGA
- a CDS encoding GNAT family N-acetyltransferase — protein MAVTVRPAIKTDAQVIVDLIYDLAVYEKLEEYAVATRQNIEETLFNESPKAFALLAQVNDRIAGMALYFFNYSTFQGKHGIYLEDLFVKPEFRSQKIGLALFKALGQAAKENDCGRIDWSVLDWNQLAIDFYHKLGAKPQSGWTGYRLDGEALAALK, from the coding sequence ATGGCAGTGACAGTCCGCCCAGCGATAAAAACCGATGCACAAGTTATTGTGGATTTGATTTATGATCTAGCGGTTTATGAGAAGTTGGAAGAGTATGCGGTTGCCACGCGCCAAAATATAGAAGAAACCTTGTTTAATGAATCACCCAAAGCGTTTGCTCTATTAGCGCAAGTCAACGACCGTATTGCCGGAATGGCTCTGTATTTTTTCAACTATTCGACTTTTCAAGGAAAGCATGGGATTTACCTTGAAGATTTATTTGTAAAACCAGAATTTCGTAGTCAGAAAATTGGTCTGGCGCTGTTTAAAGCTTTAGGCCAAGCAGCAAAAGAAAATGATTGCGGTCGAATTGACTGGTCGGTTTTAGATTGGAATCAATTAGCCATTGATTTTTATCATAAACTAGGGGCTAAACCCCAGTCAGGTTGGACTGGCTATCGGCTTGATGGCGAAGCTTTAGCGGCCTTAAAGTAG
- the lysM gene encoding peptidoglycan-binding protein LysM has protein sequence MGLFDFAYNMGKKLFGHDDDAQKEIQKHIEEDNPGVEELNVEMGDEGKVVLTGKASSADAVEKAVLMAGNVEGVTQVDTSGVEAPEQEKEVEFYEIQKGDTLWAISQKFLGNGARYKEIFEANKEVIKDPDLIYPGQKIRIPLD, from the coding sequence ATGGGTTTATTTGATTTTGCTTATAACATGGGTAAAAAACTTTTTGGTCATGATGATGATGCACAAAAAGAAATTCAGAAACACATTGAAGAAGATAACCCTGGGGTAGAAGAGCTCAACGTTGAAATGGGTGACGAAGGTAAAGTTGTTTTAACTGGTAAAGCCAGCTCTGCCGATGCAGTGGAAAAAGCGGTTTTAATGGCGGGCAATGTTGAAGGCGTTACTCAGGTGGATACGTCTGGCGTAGAAGCTCCAGAACAAGAAAAAGAAGTGGAGTTTTACGAAATCCAGAAGGGAGATACTTTGTGGGCTATTTCGCAAAAGTTTTTAGGTAATGGCGCGCGCTATAAAGAAATTTTTGAAGCCAACAAAGAAGTTATTAAAGATCCTGATTTAATTTATCCTGGTCAAAAAATTAGGATCCCGCTGGATTAA
- a CDS encoding inner membrane protein YpjD, translating to MPLSINIITALVYLGLVGFFAHRLKHPNQELPDWSKYLPFVPMALHLYSLYLSIETTAGQNLSLFNLLSLTAFILVFLIALYRFHRQAPHLMLYAALFAAVCLLVSLIPHKPWLLDLKGDTLGIWHIWLAIISFSLLLMATIQSILVLLLNKKLKTKPSAIHPLMPPLLHMERLNFDIVVIGVLLLTVALVLGFFLPQEVIQAQAMHKIVLTVLAWFSFCTLILLYKSSKISGIRFARLTLIAFGLLALGFIGSKLVIELILQRG from the coding sequence ATGCCACTAAGTATTAATATCATTACTGCATTGGTCTATTTAGGGCTTGTCGGATTCTTTGCCCACAGACTCAAGCACCCAAATCAAGAATTGCCCGATTGGAGCAAGTATTTACCCTTCGTTCCGATGGCCTTGCATCTCTATTCTCTGTATCTATCAATAGAAACCACGGCAGGACAAAATTTATCCTTATTTAATCTACTCTCGCTAACAGCCTTTATATTGGTATTTTTGATTGCGCTTTATCGATTCCACCGCCAAGCACCACATTTAATGCTCTACGCGGCTTTATTCGCAGCCGTGTGTTTATTAGTAAGCTTGATCCCGCACAAACCTTGGCTCCTCGATCTTAAAGGCGACACCTTAGGTATCTGGCATATTTGGTTAGCCATTATCAGCTTCAGTTTGCTCTTGATGGCGACCATTCAAAGCATCTTAGTATTATTGCTGAACAAAAAACTCAAAACCAAACCCAGTGCGATCCATCCACTGATGCCGCCATTGCTGCACATGGAGCGGCTTAATTTTGATATTGTGGTGATCGGCGTTTTATTGTTAACAGTAGCTTTGGTCTTAGGCTTTTTCTTGCCGCAAGAAGTAATTCAAGCTCAGGCTATGCACAAAATTGTGCTAACGGTTTTGGCTTGGTTCAGCTTCTGTACACTTATCCTGTTGTATAAATCCTCAAAAATTAGTGGTATTCGTTTTGCTCGCTTGACCTTGATTGCCTTCGGCTTGCTCGCTTTAGGCTTTATCGGCAGTAAATTGGTCATCGAGCTAATCTTACAAAGAGGCTGA
- the putP gene encoding sodium/proline symporter PutP, giving the protein MPTATLITFAAYLLFMMLIGVWAYRRTNNLSDYILGGRSLGSGVTALSAAASDMSGWILMGLPGALYAGGIKEGWIAVGLVIGAYLNWKLVAGRLRSYTEIADNSLTLPDYFENRFHDRSKVLRVSSALVILVFYTFYTASGMVAGATLFENSFQMDYQQALIIGAAVIVAYTFLGGFLAVSWTDFFQGILMATALVVAPITMIIEYNGLAPLFNQVEAVKPNAMDWTAGLTLIGFLSLQAWGLGYFGQPHILARFMAAESVATIPAARRIAMSWMIISLLGSMFIGLAGIAYFSDDPNSLALLAENPERIFILINKALFNPWLAGFLLAAILAAVMSTIDSQLLVSSSSLTEDFYKSLFRPKASETELVWISRFGVVLIALIAVLIALDPKSRVLELVSYAWAGFGAAFGPVVIFSLLWQKMTRWGALAGMLVGAITVLIWKQLSAKEQGLAIFDLYEILPGFVFASIAIVLVSKLTRVEEQTLNQFDWFRSQFKKMVS; this is encoded by the coding sequence ATGCCAACCGCGACGTTAATTACTTTTGCCGCCTATCTGCTTTTTATGATGCTGATAGGTGTTTGGGCTTACCGTAGAACCAATAACCTTTCTGACTATATCTTGGGCGGCCGGTCGCTAGGCAGTGGAGTAACTGCGTTAAGCGCAGCGGCTTCGGATATGAGCGGCTGGATCCTTATGGGGCTTCCTGGTGCTTTATATGCTGGAGGGATTAAGGAGGGCTGGATCGCGGTAGGTCTGGTGATTGGCGCTTATCTAAACTGGAAATTAGTTGCTGGTCGTTTACGCTCTTATACCGAAATTGCCGATAACTCTTTGACGTTGCCCGACTATTTTGAGAATCGTTTTCACGATCGCTCAAAGGTTTTGCGAGTCAGTTCGGCGTTGGTTATTTTAGTGTTTTACACTTTCTATACTGCATCTGGAATGGTTGCTGGAGCTACCCTTTTTGAAAACAGTTTTCAGATGGATTACCAACAAGCACTTATCATTGGTGCTGCGGTGATAGTGGCTTACACCTTTCTTGGCGGCTTTTTAGCGGTATCTTGGACGGACTTTTTCCAAGGCATTTTAATGGCGACTGCTTTGGTAGTAGCGCCGATAACCATGATTATCGAATACAATGGATTAGCTCCCTTATTTAATCAAGTTGAAGCGGTCAAACCTAATGCTATGGACTGGACCGCAGGTTTAACCTTGATTGGTTTTTTATCACTACAAGCTTGGGGGTTGGGTTATTTTGGCCAGCCACACATTTTAGCGCGCTTTATGGCGGCGGAAAGCGTTGCCACCATTCCTGCGGCGCGGCGCATTGCTATGAGCTGGATGATCATCAGCTTATTGGGTTCGATGTTTATTGGTTTAGCCGGAATCGCTTACTTTTCTGATGATCCTAATAGCCTTGCATTGCTTGCAGAAAATCCTGAGCGGATTTTTATTTTAATCAATAAGGCTTTATTTAACCCTTGGCTAGCAGGCTTTTTGCTAGCGGCGATTTTGGCCGCAGTGATGAGTACCATTGACTCGCAATTGTTAGTTTCTTCAAGCTCGCTGACCGAAGATTTTTATAAAAGCTTGTTTAGGCCCAAGGCCAGTGAAACTGAGTTAGTTTGGATAAGTCGATTTGGCGTGGTGTTAATTGCACTGATTGCGGTGTTAATAGCGCTTGATCCAAAAAGTCGAGTACTGGAATTGGTTAGTTATGCTTGGGCCGGTTTTGGCGCAGCGTTTGGCCCAGTCGTGATTTTCTCGTTGCTGTGGCAGAAGATGACTCGCTGGGGAGCGCTCGCGGGCATGCTGGTTGGCGCTATAACGGTTTTGATTTGGAAACAGTTGTCGGCCAAAGAGCAGGGTTTAGCAATTTTTGACTTGTATGAAATCTTGCCTGGCTTTGTGTTTGCCAGTATCGCTATTGTGTTAGTCAGTAAATTAACTCGGGTGGAAGAACAAACCTTAAATCAATTTGATTGGTTCCGTTCGCAATTCAAAAAGATGGTGAGCTAA
- a CDS encoding RND family transporter has product MTSTTHDPANNKESLFFRFYQATIINHPLLSIIAVVLLTLIAATQLPKFRLDASGESLVLENDTSLAYYREVNKNYSSDDFLIITWQPKQGLMDELALTKLTELTERLKAIETVASVNSILNVPLIDGLEFDPEALSNIPTLMDEGVDKQKALKEFTSSPIYKNLLVGEDGETSAIQINFKRDERYFSLLDARDSLRQTQTKQPLSNVEAAQLASLEKDFDAYSKITATRTRAIIDSVRTIMQDYRDVARLHLGGISMITNDMLDFIQHDITVFGIGILLFIMLALFTFFGKIRWVVLPLFACLTTVTILAGLLSFLDWRITVISSNFPSILLIVVLALSVHLVVFYRDYISKHPELEQKQRVSITIKRMFWPCFYTALTTIVAFISLLISGIRPVIDFGWIMTMGILLGFVLTFIIFPSFIQLMPMDKHQSGTSITYKITHWIYNFSIRFKPLIFLMSLGLILLSAYGISKLKVENSFIDYFKPDTEIHQGMKVIDQQLGGTTPLDIIIDGELQTSDDDFEDEFEDEFADEFNTTYDPGYWFTSRRLEQLEKIHDYIDGLEVTGKVQSPATLGKALKNMNEGNLPDQVTLSLVHQKAPDNVRNTLLAPFLSDDGNQARINIRVEETNKNLKRAELIDNIRNYIVSEAKINPENVHFTGMLVLYNNMLESLFDSQILTIGAVYVAILLMFLVLFRSLVIAIIATIPNALSAAMVLGIMGLAGIPMDMMTITIAAIVIGIAVDNSIHYVHRFRAEFVKDKDYLATMKRCHASIGKAIYYTGVTVIAGFAILALSDFIPSIYFGLLTGLAMAVALFLNLTLLPLMLVTIKPLKGKT; this is encoded by the coding sequence ATGACCTCGACAACTCACGACCCAGCTAACAACAAAGAAAGCCTATTTTTTAGGTTTTACCAAGCCACTATTATCAATCATCCACTGCTATCGATCATCGCAGTGGTTTTGCTGACGCTTATTGCAGCAACTCAGCTACCAAAATTTCGGCTAGATGCTTCCGGTGAGTCGTTGGTGCTAGAAAACGATACCTCCCTTGCCTATTATCGCGAAGTTAACAAAAACTACAGTTCCGATGATTTTCTGATCATTACCTGGCAACCCAAGCAAGGTTTAATGGATGAGCTAGCTTTAACGAAATTAACAGAGCTTACCGAGCGGCTAAAAGCGATTGAAACGGTTGCCAGTGTCAATAGCATTTTAAATGTTCCGCTTATTGACGGTTTAGAGTTTGATCCAGAAGCGTTATCGAATATTCCAACCTTAATGGATGAGGGTGTGGATAAGCAAAAAGCACTCAAAGAATTCACTAGCAGCCCCATTTATAAAAATCTATTGGTGGGAGAAGATGGAGAAACCAGTGCTATTCAAATCAATTTCAAACGTGATGAACGTTATTTTTCGTTACTTGACGCCAGAGATAGCTTAAGACAAACCCAAACGAAACAGCCGCTAAGCAATGTAGAAGCTGCCCAACTAGCGTCCTTAGAAAAAGACTTTGATGCCTACAGCAAGATCACTGCCACTCGAACTCGTGCTATTATCGACTCGGTCAGAACTATTATGCAGGATTACCGCGATGTAGCTCGTTTGCATCTTGGCGGCATTTCCATGATTACCAATGATATGCTGGACTTCATTCAGCATGACATTACCGTATTTGGGATAGGGATCTTGCTCTTTATTATGCTCGCCCTATTCACCTTTTTTGGCAAAATTCGCTGGGTGGTTCTACCCTTATTCGCTTGCCTAACCACTGTTACCATACTGGCAGGTTTGCTTAGTTTTTTGGATTGGCGGATTACCGTTATCTCGTCGAATTTCCCCTCAATTTTATTAATTGTGGTATTAGCTTTATCGGTTCATTTGGTGGTTTTTTATCGCGATTATATTTCAAAACATCCTGAGCTCGAACAAAAGCAGCGCGTTAGCATTACCATCAAACGAATGTTTTGGCCCTGTTTTTATACGGCTTTAACCACTATCGTTGCTTTTATTTCTTTGCTTATCAGTGGCATTCGACCAGTGATTGATTTTGGTTGGATCATGACCATGGGGATCCTGCTTGGGTTTGTGCTGACTTTTATCATATTCCCCAGCTTTATTCAGCTAATGCCGATGGACAAGCACCAAAGCGGCACTAGCATCACCTATAAGATCACCCATTGGATCTATAATTTTAGCATTAGGTTTAAACCTTTGATCTTCCTGATGAGTTTAGGTTTGATCCTATTAAGTGCCTATGGGATCTCAAAACTTAAAGTTGAAAACAGCTTTATTGATTACTTCAAACCCGATACCGAAATTCATCAAGGGATGAAAGTTATTGATCAGCAACTGGGCGGAACAACCCCTTTAGATATTATTATTGATGGCGAACTGCAAACTAGCGATGATGATTTTGAAGACGAATTTGAAGATGAGTTTGCCGATGAATTTAATACTACTTACGACCCAGGCTATTGGTTCACCAGTCGTCGCTTAGAGCAACTTGAAAAGATTCACGACTATATTGATGGCTTAGAAGTTACTGGCAAAGTCCAATCGCCTGCAACCTTGGGCAAAGCCCTGAAAAATATGAATGAGGGTAACTTGCCCGATCAAGTAACTTTAAGCTTGGTGCATCAAAAAGCGCCTGATAACGTCCGCAATACTCTACTTGCGCCCTTCTTATCAGACGACGGTAACCAAGCTAGGATTAACATCCGAGTCGAAGAAACCAATAAAAATCTCAAGCGAGCTGAGCTTATAGACAATATTCGAAACTATATCGTGAGTGAAGCCAAAATTAATCCAGAAAACGTACATTTCACAGGTATGTTAGTGCTTTATAACAATATGCTGGAAAGTCTATTCGACTCGCAAATTCTTACTATTGGTGCTGTTTACGTCGCCATTTTGTTAATGTTTTTAGTGTTATTCCGCTCTTTGGTTATTGCCATTATTGCGACCATTCCAAACGCCCTTTCCGCTGCTATGGTGTTAGGAATAATGGGTTTAGCAGGGATCCCGATGGATATGATGACCATTACCATTGCTGCTATTGTGATAGGCATTGCAGTGGATAACTCGATCCATTATGTCCATCGTTTCCGCGCTGAGTTTGTTAAAGATAAGGACTACTTGGCAACCATGAAACGCTGTCATGCAAGCATTGGTAAAGCCATATACTATACTGGCGTAACGGTAATTGCTGGCTTTGCCATTTTAGCATTATCCGATTTTATCCCATCGATCTATTTCGGTTTACTAACGGGATTAGCGATGGCAGTTGCACTCTTCTTAAACTTAACCTTGCTGCCTTTGATGCTAGTAACCATTAAACCGTTAAAGGGTAAAACGTAA